One genomic window of Eleginops maclovinus isolate JMC-PN-2008 ecotype Puerto Natales chromosome 12, JC_Emac_rtc_rv5, whole genome shotgun sequence includes the following:
- the golga1 gene encoding golgin subfamily A member 1 isoform X1, which yields MFAKLKKKIAEEAATAPRSGVRIPRTISKESITSVGADSGDDFASDGSSSRDDLPAQLLRRNDQIRKLEAKLSDYAEQLRIMQKTQDKLEFALERQQDSSIKKLQDQNETHQATRAKMAEGMALALEKKDEEWMEKMTDLEKEKASLSARLEEMMEQSLALFQKRDDLDELEGFQQQELAKVKHMLLKKEEQLSRKDQELQQKEAEVQSAKRGLSEVRGKLQTLERQHDESCRINTELEIEREELLLLREEADQKLTELQAVLQRVSEDFHKSQGMVSTLERSLHELQTEHDALKLQQQKAAVTEEDKERLLADLQKKVTSLERRLQGNLSQDEHLQEFLQEKCGLEQSLEETRAQLLLVRTNHADTVSALETQVSKLNCNITELQTLLRHKDDSSRAYRERTDTQIADLEQRVVESSDRVRSAERQITEKQQHMEKLQGEWSAEKAFLDQQVCLLQQQSEEMAGRLQQSISSLQTDRQLLQDRLAELDTQRDEATCSLSQRTEELEQCRAELNSRQTVSTEIAKALEDSRRQKEELQTQAGQLTTSLQSSLQELSTVKKKLSLKEEDIETLQNEVQCRQASLVQLQAELEQQRVQLEQMELDKDSQLSSLREELLSQTQHLDTCQARISFLEVEVETLTEQLHSPEVCEEDQNGSVTVDDLDHIQKVNKDLEQQLTDKNRTIKQLQQRLAELKRTLQKELKLKPESEAEGKEKFPESRADKPERVYPEPPPASTLSPPTSNTTVTNTSDLNDSREINFEYLKHVVLKFMSCREAEAFHLIRAVSVLLNFTREEEDMLKQTLEYKMSWFGSKPSPKGAMRPSISGSATHWS from the exons ATGTTTGCCAAGTTGAAGAAGAAGATCGCAGAGGAGGCGGCCACAGCACCTCGGAGTGGTGTTCGGATACCGCGCACCATCAGCAAGGAGTCCATCACCTCGGTGGGGGCAGACTCGGGGGATGACTTT gcatcTGATGGCAGCAGCTCCAGGGACGACCTGCCTGCACAGCTTCTCAGAAGGAATGATCAGATCCGCAAGCTGGAGGCCAAGCTATCAG ACTACGCTGAGCAGCTACGAATTATGCAGAAGACCCAGGACAAGCTTGAATTTGCGTTAGAAAGGCAACAGGATT CTTCCATAAAGAAACTTCAAGACCAGAATGAGACTCACCAGGCCACCAGAGCCAAAATGGCAGAGGGGATGGCTCTAGCTCTGGAGAAGAAGGATGAA GAATGGATGGAGAAGATGACTGATTTGGAAAAG gaGAAAGCTTCCCTGTCAGCCCGGCTAGAGGAGATGATGGAGCAAAGCTTAGCACTCTTCCAGAAAAGGGATGACCTGGATGAACTGGAGGGCTTTCAGCAGCAGGAGCTGGCTAAAGTTAAACACATG TTGCTGAAGAAGGAGGAGCAGCTCAGCCGGAAGGACCAGGAGCTCCAGCAGAAGGAGGCTGAAGTTCAGTCAGCAAAGCGAGGGCTGTCTGAGGTCAGAGGGAAACTCCAGACTCTGGAACGGCAGCATGACGAGAGCTGCAGAATCAACACTGAGCTGGAGATAGAGCG agaggagctgctgctgctcagagaGGAGGCAGATCAGAAGCTGACTGAGCTGCAGGCCGTCCTCCAGCGGGTCTCTGAAGACTTCCACAAG tcacAGGGTATGGTGTCCACTTTAGAGAGGTCCCTCCATGAACTGCAGACTGAGCATGATGCCCTGAAGTTGCAACAACAGAAG GCTGCTGTAACAGAGGAGGACAAGGAGCGCTTGTTAGCGGACCTTCAGAAGAAAGTGACGTCTCTTGAGAGGCGGCTCCAGGGGAACCTGAGCCAGGACGAGCATCTGCAGGAGTTTCTCCAGGAG AAGTGTGGCCTGGAACAGAGTCTGGAGGAGACGAGAGCACAGCTGCTGTTAGTCCGGACAAACCACGCTGACACTGTGAGTGCTCTGGAGACACAG GTATCCAAACTGAACTGCAACATCACTGAGCTGCAGACCCTTCTCCGGCACAAGGACGACTCCTCCAGAGcctacagagagagaacagacacacag ATAGCTGATCTGGAACAGAGAGTGGTGGAGAGCAGTGACAGAGTGAGGAGTGCAGAGCGTCAGATCACAGAGAAACAGCAGCACATGGAGAAACTG CAGGGGGAGTGGAGTGCAGAGAAGGCCTTTCTGGATCAGCAGGTGTgtttgctgcagcagcagagtgaggAGATGGCCGGTCGCCTGCAGCAGAGCATCAGctccctgcagacagacagacagctgctgcaggacaggcTG GCTGAACTGGACACTCAGAGGGACGAGGCCACCTGCAGTCTGAGTCAGCGGACTGAGGAGCTGGAACAGTGCAGG GCAGAGCTCAACAGTCGGCAAACGGTGAGCACAGAAATCGCCAAAGCTCTGGAAGACAGCAGAAGACAGAAGGAGGAGCTGCAAACACAG GCTGGACAGCTGACCACATCCCTGCAGAGCTCACTGCAGGAGCTGTCCACTGTCAAAAAGAAGCTATCACTGAAAGAAGAAGACATCGAAACACTTCAGAATg AGGTGCAGTGTCGGCAGGCCTCCCTGGTGCAGCTGCAGGCAGAACTGGAGCAGCAGCGGGTGCAATTGGAGCAGATGGAGCTGGACAAAGACTCCCAGCTCAGCAGTCTGAGGGAGGAGCTGCTCAGCCAGACGCAGCACCTTGATACCTGCCAAGCCCGG ATCTCGTTCTTGGAagtggaggtggaaacattgaCAGAGCAGCTCCACAGCCCCGAGGTGTGTGAGGAGGATCAGAACGGCAGTGTGACGGTGGATGACCTGGATCACATCCAGAAGGTCAACAAAGACCTGGAGCAGCAGCTCACTGACAAGAACAGG ACCAtcaagcagctgcagcagagactgGCAGAACTGAAGAGGACGCTGCAGAAGGAACTG AAGCTAAAGCCTGAGTCAGAAGCCGAAGGTAAGGAGAAGTTTCCAGAAAGCCGGGCCGACAAACCAGAGAGGGTTTATCCAGAGCCGCCACCAGCATCCACGCTTAGCCCCCCCACCTCCAACACCACGGTGACCAACACATCAGACCTCAACGACTCAAGAGAAATCAACTTTGAGTATCTCAAACACGTCGTACTGAAGTTTATGTCCTGTAGAGAGGCTGAG GCATTCCATTTAATA
- the golga1 gene encoding golgin subfamily A member 1 isoform X2 produces MFAKLKKKIAEEAATAPRSGVRIPRTISKESITSVGADSGDDFASDGSSSRDDLPAQLLRRNDQIRKLEAKLSDYAEQLRIMQKTQDKLEFALERQQDSSIKKLQDQNETHQATRAKMAEGMALALEKKDEEWMEKMTDLEKEKASLSARLEEMMEQSLALFQKRDDLDELEGFQQQELAKVKHMLLKKEEQLSRKDQELQQKEAEVQSAKRGLSEVRGKLQTLERQHDESCRINTELEIEREELLLLREEADQKLTELQAVLQRVSEDFHKSQGMVSTLERSLHELQTEHDALKLQQQKAAVTEEDKERLLADLQKKVTSLERRLQGNLSQDEHLQEFLQEKCGLEQSLEETRAQLLLVRTNHADTVSKLNCNITELQTLLRHKDDSSRAYRERTDTQIADLEQRVVESSDRVRSAERQITEKQQHMEKLQGEWSAEKAFLDQQVCLLQQQSEEMAGRLQQSISSLQTDRQLLQDRLAELDTQRDEATCSLSQRTEELEQCRAELNSRQTVSTEIAKALEDSRRQKEELQTQAGQLTTSLQSSLQELSTVKKKLSLKEEDIETLQNEVQCRQASLVQLQAELEQQRVQLEQMELDKDSQLSSLREELLSQTQHLDTCQARISFLEVEVETLTEQLHSPEVCEEDQNGSVTVDDLDHIQKVNKDLEQQLTDKNRTIKQLQQRLAELKRTLQKELKLKPESEAEGKEKFPESRADKPERVYPEPPPASTLSPPTSNTTVTNTSDLNDSREINFEYLKHVVLKFMSCREAEAFHLIRAVSVLLNFTREEEDMLKQTLEYKMSWFGSKPSPKGAMRPSISGSATHWS; encoded by the exons ATGTTTGCCAAGTTGAAGAAGAAGATCGCAGAGGAGGCGGCCACAGCACCTCGGAGTGGTGTTCGGATACCGCGCACCATCAGCAAGGAGTCCATCACCTCGGTGGGGGCAGACTCGGGGGATGACTTT gcatcTGATGGCAGCAGCTCCAGGGACGACCTGCCTGCACAGCTTCTCAGAAGGAATGATCAGATCCGCAAGCTGGAGGCCAAGCTATCAG ACTACGCTGAGCAGCTACGAATTATGCAGAAGACCCAGGACAAGCTTGAATTTGCGTTAGAAAGGCAACAGGATT CTTCCATAAAGAAACTTCAAGACCAGAATGAGACTCACCAGGCCACCAGAGCCAAAATGGCAGAGGGGATGGCTCTAGCTCTGGAGAAGAAGGATGAA GAATGGATGGAGAAGATGACTGATTTGGAAAAG gaGAAAGCTTCCCTGTCAGCCCGGCTAGAGGAGATGATGGAGCAAAGCTTAGCACTCTTCCAGAAAAGGGATGACCTGGATGAACTGGAGGGCTTTCAGCAGCAGGAGCTGGCTAAAGTTAAACACATG TTGCTGAAGAAGGAGGAGCAGCTCAGCCGGAAGGACCAGGAGCTCCAGCAGAAGGAGGCTGAAGTTCAGTCAGCAAAGCGAGGGCTGTCTGAGGTCAGAGGGAAACTCCAGACTCTGGAACGGCAGCATGACGAGAGCTGCAGAATCAACACTGAGCTGGAGATAGAGCG agaggagctgctgctgctcagagaGGAGGCAGATCAGAAGCTGACTGAGCTGCAGGCCGTCCTCCAGCGGGTCTCTGAAGACTTCCACAAG tcacAGGGTATGGTGTCCACTTTAGAGAGGTCCCTCCATGAACTGCAGACTGAGCATGATGCCCTGAAGTTGCAACAACAGAAG GCTGCTGTAACAGAGGAGGACAAGGAGCGCTTGTTAGCGGACCTTCAGAAGAAAGTGACGTCTCTTGAGAGGCGGCTCCAGGGGAACCTGAGCCAGGACGAGCATCTGCAGGAGTTTCTCCAGGAG AAGTGTGGCCTGGAACAGAGTCTGGAGGAGACGAGAGCACAGCTGCTGTTAGTCCGGACAAACCACGCTGACACT GTATCCAAACTGAACTGCAACATCACTGAGCTGCAGACCCTTCTCCGGCACAAGGACGACTCCTCCAGAGcctacagagagagaacagacacacag ATAGCTGATCTGGAACAGAGAGTGGTGGAGAGCAGTGACAGAGTGAGGAGTGCAGAGCGTCAGATCACAGAGAAACAGCAGCACATGGAGAAACTG CAGGGGGAGTGGAGTGCAGAGAAGGCCTTTCTGGATCAGCAGGTGTgtttgctgcagcagcagagtgaggAGATGGCCGGTCGCCTGCAGCAGAGCATCAGctccctgcagacagacagacagctgctgcaggacaggcTG GCTGAACTGGACACTCAGAGGGACGAGGCCACCTGCAGTCTGAGTCAGCGGACTGAGGAGCTGGAACAGTGCAGG GCAGAGCTCAACAGTCGGCAAACGGTGAGCACAGAAATCGCCAAAGCTCTGGAAGACAGCAGAAGACAGAAGGAGGAGCTGCAAACACAG GCTGGACAGCTGACCACATCCCTGCAGAGCTCACTGCAGGAGCTGTCCACTGTCAAAAAGAAGCTATCACTGAAAGAAGAAGACATCGAAACACTTCAGAATg AGGTGCAGTGTCGGCAGGCCTCCCTGGTGCAGCTGCAGGCAGAACTGGAGCAGCAGCGGGTGCAATTGGAGCAGATGGAGCTGGACAAAGACTCCCAGCTCAGCAGTCTGAGGGAGGAGCTGCTCAGCCAGACGCAGCACCTTGATACCTGCCAAGCCCGG ATCTCGTTCTTGGAagtggaggtggaaacattgaCAGAGCAGCTCCACAGCCCCGAGGTGTGTGAGGAGGATCAGAACGGCAGTGTGACGGTGGATGACCTGGATCACATCCAGAAGGTCAACAAAGACCTGGAGCAGCAGCTCACTGACAAGAACAGG ACCAtcaagcagctgcagcagagactgGCAGAACTGAAGAGGACGCTGCAGAAGGAACTG AAGCTAAAGCCTGAGTCAGAAGCCGAAGGTAAGGAGAAGTTTCCAGAAAGCCGGGCCGACAAACCAGAGAGGGTTTATCCAGAGCCGCCACCAGCATCCACGCTTAGCCCCCCCACCTCCAACACCACGGTGACCAACACATCAGACCTCAACGACTCAAGAGAAATCAACTTTGAGTATCTCAAACACGTCGTACTGAAGTTTATGTCCTGTAGAGAGGCTGAG GCATTCCATTTAATA
- the golga1 gene encoding golgin subfamily A member 1 isoform X4, whose translation MFAKLKKKIAEEAATAPRSGVRIPRTISKESITSVGADSGDDFASDGSSSRDDLPAQLLRRNDQIRKLEAKLSDYAEQLRIMQKTQDKLEFALERQQDSSIKKLQDQNETHQATRAKMAEGMALALEKKDEEWMEKMTDLEKLLKKEEQLSRKDQELQQKEAEVQSAKRGLSEVRGKLQTLERQHDESCRINTELEIEREELLLLREEADQKLTELQAVLQRVSEDFHKSQGMVSTLERSLHELQTEHDALKLQQQKAAVTEEDKERLLADLQKKVTSLERRLQGNLSQDEHLQEFLQEKCGLEQSLEETRAQLLLVRTNHADTVSALETQVSKLNCNITELQTLLRHKDDSSRAYRERTDTQIADLEQRVVESSDRVRSAERQITEKQQHMEKLQGEWSAEKAFLDQQVCLLQQQSEEMAGRLQQSISSLQTDRQLLQDRLAELDTQRDEATCSLSQRTEELEQCRAELNSRQTVSTEIAKALEDSRRQKEELQTQAGQLTTSLQSSLQELSTVKKKLSLKEEDIETLQNEVQCRQASLVQLQAELEQQRVQLEQMELDKDSQLSSLREELLSQTQHLDTCQARISFLEVEVETLTEQLHSPEVCEEDQNGSVTVDDLDHIQKVNKDLEQQLTDKNRTIKQLQQRLAELKRTLQKELKLKPESEAEGKEKFPESRADKPERVYPEPPPASTLSPPTSNTTVTNTSDLNDSREINFEYLKHVVLKFMSCREAEAFHLIRAVSVLLNFTREEEDMLKQTLEYKMSWFGSKPSPKGAMRPSISGSATHWS comes from the exons ATGTTTGCCAAGTTGAAGAAGAAGATCGCAGAGGAGGCGGCCACAGCACCTCGGAGTGGTGTTCGGATACCGCGCACCATCAGCAAGGAGTCCATCACCTCGGTGGGGGCAGACTCGGGGGATGACTTT gcatcTGATGGCAGCAGCTCCAGGGACGACCTGCCTGCACAGCTTCTCAGAAGGAATGATCAGATCCGCAAGCTGGAGGCCAAGCTATCAG ACTACGCTGAGCAGCTACGAATTATGCAGAAGACCCAGGACAAGCTTGAATTTGCGTTAGAAAGGCAACAGGATT CTTCCATAAAGAAACTTCAAGACCAGAATGAGACTCACCAGGCCACCAGAGCCAAAATGGCAGAGGGGATGGCTCTAGCTCTGGAGAAGAAGGATGAA GAATGGATGGAGAAGATGACTGATTTGGAAAAG TTGCTGAAGAAGGAGGAGCAGCTCAGCCGGAAGGACCAGGAGCTCCAGCAGAAGGAGGCTGAAGTTCAGTCAGCAAAGCGAGGGCTGTCTGAGGTCAGAGGGAAACTCCAGACTCTGGAACGGCAGCATGACGAGAGCTGCAGAATCAACACTGAGCTGGAGATAGAGCG agaggagctgctgctgctcagagaGGAGGCAGATCAGAAGCTGACTGAGCTGCAGGCCGTCCTCCAGCGGGTCTCTGAAGACTTCCACAAG tcacAGGGTATGGTGTCCACTTTAGAGAGGTCCCTCCATGAACTGCAGACTGAGCATGATGCCCTGAAGTTGCAACAACAGAAG GCTGCTGTAACAGAGGAGGACAAGGAGCGCTTGTTAGCGGACCTTCAGAAGAAAGTGACGTCTCTTGAGAGGCGGCTCCAGGGGAACCTGAGCCAGGACGAGCATCTGCAGGAGTTTCTCCAGGAG AAGTGTGGCCTGGAACAGAGTCTGGAGGAGACGAGAGCACAGCTGCTGTTAGTCCGGACAAACCACGCTGACACTGTGAGTGCTCTGGAGACACAG GTATCCAAACTGAACTGCAACATCACTGAGCTGCAGACCCTTCTCCGGCACAAGGACGACTCCTCCAGAGcctacagagagagaacagacacacag ATAGCTGATCTGGAACAGAGAGTGGTGGAGAGCAGTGACAGAGTGAGGAGTGCAGAGCGTCAGATCACAGAGAAACAGCAGCACATGGAGAAACTG CAGGGGGAGTGGAGTGCAGAGAAGGCCTTTCTGGATCAGCAGGTGTgtttgctgcagcagcagagtgaggAGATGGCCGGTCGCCTGCAGCAGAGCATCAGctccctgcagacagacagacagctgctgcaggacaggcTG GCTGAACTGGACACTCAGAGGGACGAGGCCACCTGCAGTCTGAGTCAGCGGACTGAGGAGCTGGAACAGTGCAGG GCAGAGCTCAACAGTCGGCAAACGGTGAGCACAGAAATCGCCAAAGCTCTGGAAGACAGCAGAAGACAGAAGGAGGAGCTGCAAACACAG GCTGGACAGCTGACCACATCCCTGCAGAGCTCACTGCAGGAGCTGTCCACTGTCAAAAAGAAGCTATCACTGAAAGAAGAAGACATCGAAACACTTCAGAATg AGGTGCAGTGTCGGCAGGCCTCCCTGGTGCAGCTGCAGGCAGAACTGGAGCAGCAGCGGGTGCAATTGGAGCAGATGGAGCTGGACAAAGACTCCCAGCTCAGCAGTCTGAGGGAGGAGCTGCTCAGCCAGACGCAGCACCTTGATACCTGCCAAGCCCGG ATCTCGTTCTTGGAagtggaggtggaaacattgaCAGAGCAGCTCCACAGCCCCGAGGTGTGTGAGGAGGATCAGAACGGCAGTGTGACGGTGGATGACCTGGATCACATCCAGAAGGTCAACAAAGACCTGGAGCAGCAGCTCACTGACAAGAACAGG ACCAtcaagcagctgcagcagagactgGCAGAACTGAAGAGGACGCTGCAGAAGGAACTG AAGCTAAAGCCTGAGTCAGAAGCCGAAGGTAAGGAGAAGTTTCCAGAAAGCCGGGCCGACAAACCAGAGAGGGTTTATCCAGAGCCGCCACCAGCATCCACGCTTAGCCCCCCCACCTCCAACACCACGGTGACCAACACATCAGACCTCAACGACTCAAGAGAAATCAACTTTGAGTATCTCAAACACGTCGTACTGAAGTTTATGTCCTGTAGAGAGGCTGAG GCATTCCATTTAATA
- the golga1 gene encoding golgin subfamily A member 1 isoform X3 has product MFAKLKKKIAEEAATAPRSGVRIPRTISKESITSVGADSGDDFASDGSSSRDDLPAQLLRRNDQIRKLEAKLSASIKKLQDQNETHQATRAKMAEGMALALEKKDEEWMEKMTDLEKEKASLSARLEEMMEQSLALFQKRDDLDELEGFQQQELAKVKHMLLKKEEQLSRKDQELQQKEAEVQSAKRGLSEVRGKLQTLERQHDESCRINTELEIEREELLLLREEADQKLTELQAVLQRVSEDFHKSQGMVSTLERSLHELQTEHDALKLQQQKAAVTEEDKERLLADLQKKVTSLERRLQGNLSQDEHLQEFLQEKCGLEQSLEETRAQLLLVRTNHADTVSALETQVSKLNCNITELQTLLRHKDDSSRAYRERTDTQIADLEQRVVESSDRVRSAERQITEKQQHMEKLQGEWSAEKAFLDQQVCLLQQQSEEMAGRLQQSISSLQTDRQLLQDRLAELDTQRDEATCSLSQRTEELEQCRAELNSRQTVSTEIAKALEDSRRQKEELQTQAGQLTTSLQSSLQELSTVKKKLSLKEEDIETLQNEVQCRQASLVQLQAELEQQRVQLEQMELDKDSQLSSLREELLSQTQHLDTCQARISFLEVEVETLTEQLHSPEVCEEDQNGSVTVDDLDHIQKVNKDLEQQLTDKNRTIKQLQQRLAELKRTLQKELKLKPESEAEGKEKFPESRADKPERVYPEPPPASTLSPPTSNTTVTNTSDLNDSREINFEYLKHVVLKFMSCREAEAFHLIRAVSVLLNFTREEEDMLKQTLEYKMSWFGSKPSPKGAMRPSISGSATHWS; this is encoded by the exons ATGTTTGCCAAGTTGAAGAAGAAGATCGCAGAGGAGGCGGCCACAGCACCTCGGAGTGGTGTTCGGATACCGCGCACCATCAGCAAGGAGTCCATCACCTCGGTGGGGGCAGACTCGGGGGATGACTTT gcatcTGATGGCAGCAGCTCCAGGGACGACCTGCCTGCACAGCTTCTCAGAAGGAATGATCAGATCCGCAAGCTGGAGGCCAAGCTATCAG CTTCCATAAAGAAACTTCAAGACCAGAATGAGACTCACCAGGCCACCAGAGCCAAAATGGCAGAGGGGATGGCTCTAGCTCTGGAGAAGAAGGATGAA GAATGGATGGAGAAGATGACTGATTTGGAAAAG gaGAAAGCTTCCCTGTCAGCCCGGCTAGAGGAGATGATGGAGCAAAGCTTAGCACTCTTCCAGAAAAGGGATGACCTGGATGAACTGGAGGGCTTTCAGCAGCAGGAGCTGGCTAAAGTTAAACACATG TTGCTGAAGAAGGAGGAGCAGCTCAGCCGGAAGGACCAGGAGCTCCAGCAGAAGGAGGCTGAAGTTCAGTCAGCAAAGCGAGGGCTGTCTGAGGTCAGAGGGAAACTCCAGACTCTGGAACGGCAGCATGACGAGAGCTGCAGAATCAACACTGAGCTGGAGATAGAGCG agaggagctgctgctgctcagagaGGAGGCAGATCAGAAGCTGACTGAGCTGCAGGCCGTCCTCCAGCGGGTCTCTGAAGACTTCCACAAG tcacAGGGTATGGTGTCCACTTTAGAGAGGTCCCTCCATGAACTGCAGACTGAGCATGATGCCCTGAAGTTGCAACAACAGAAG GCTGCTGTAACAGAGGAGGACAAGGAGCGCTTGTTAGCGGACCTTCAGAAGAAAGTGACGTCTCTTGAGAGGCGGCTCCAGGGGAACCTGAGCCAGGACGAGCATCTGCAGGAGTTTCTCCAGGAG AAGTGTGGCCTGGAACAGAGTCTGGAGGAGACGAGAGCACAGCTGCTGTTAGTCCGGACAAACCACGCTGACACTGTGAGTGCTCTGGAGACACAG GTATCCAAACTGAACTGCAACATCACTGAGCTGCAGACCCTTCTCCGGCACAAGGACGACTCCTCCAGAGcctacagagagagaacagacacacag ATAGCTGATCTGGAACAGAGAGTGGTGGAGAGCAGTGACAGAGTGAGGAGTGCAGAGCGTCAGATCACAGAGAAACAGCAGCACATGGAGAAACTG CAGGGGGAGTGGAGTGCAGAGAAGGCCTTTCTGGATCAGCAGGTGTgtttgctgcagcagcagagtgaggAGATGGCCGGTCGCCTGCAGCAGAGCATCAGctccctgcagacagacagacagctgctgcaggacaggcTG GCTGAACTGGACACTCAGAGGGACGAGGCCACCTGCAGTCTGAGTCAGCGGACTGAGGAGCTGGAACAGTGCAGG GCAGAGCTCAACAGTCGGCAAACGGTGAGCACAGAAATCGCCAAAGCTCTGGAAGACAGCAGAAGACAGAAGGAGGAGCTGCAAACACAG GCTGGACAGCTGACCACATCCCTGCAGAGCTCACTGCAGGAGCTGTCCACTGTCAAAAAGAAGCTATCACTGAAAGAAGAAGACATCGAAACACTTCAGAATg AGGTGCAGTGTCGGCAGGCCTCCCTGGTGCAGCTGCAGGCAGAACTGGAGCAGCAGCGGGTGCAATTGGAGCAGATGGAGCTGGACAAAGACTCCCAGCTCAGCAGTCTGAGGGAGGAGCTGCTCAGCCAGACGCAGCACCTTGATACCTGCCAAGCCCGG ATCTCGTTCTTGGAagtggaggtggaaacattgaCAGAGCAGCTCCACAGCCCCGAGGTGTGTGAGGAGGATCAGAACGGCAGTGTGACGGTGGATGACCTGGATCACATCCAGAAGGTCAACAAAGACCTGGAGCAGCAGCTCACTGACAAGAACAGG ACCAtcaagcagctgcagcagagactgGCAGAACTGAAGAGGACGCTGCAGAAGGAACTG AAGCTAAAGCCTGAGTCAGAAGCCGAAGGTAAGGAGAAGTTTCCAGAAAGCCGGGCCGACAAACCAGAGAGGGTTTATCCAGAGCCGCCACCAGCATCCACGCTTAGCCCCCCCACCTCCAACACCACGGTGACCAACACATCAGACCTCAACGACTCAAGAGAAATCAACTTTGAGTATCTCAAACACGTCGTACTGAAGTTTATGTCCTGTAGAGAGGCTGAG GCATTCCATTTAATA